The Molothrus ater isolate BHLD 08-10-18 breed brown headed cowbird chromosome 18, BPBGC_Mater_1.1, whole genome shotgun sequence genome window below encodes:
- the CMKLR1 gene encoding chemerin-like receptor 1, giving the protein MANLSDYLDGLNNNYSDYPDYTYEDTGSVWADPAHDPKDITRILSVIIYSVSCVLGILGNGLVIAIITLKMKKSVNAVWFLNLAVADFLFNIFLPINIAYTAMSYHWIFGTVMCKLNSFLLILNMYTSVLLLTTISFDRYVSVVFPVWSQNHRSTNLAYGVCVVIWTLGIVMSCPSLVFRDTAQTRSSVICFSNFSLSRNKSYAGLALARHRTVNITRFLAGYILPITIITFCYIAIVFNLRRNRLAKSKKPFKIIVTIIVTFFLCWSPYHLLNLLETVPDAVPWSVFEIFIPLTTALAASNSCMNPVLYVFMGQDFKKFKVTLLSRLVNALSEETGHSSIVHRSFSKVSSMTEKETTVV; this is encoded by the coding sequence ATGGCCAACCTGTCCGATTACCTGGACGGCCTCAACAATAACTACAGCGACTACCCCGACTACACCTACGAGGACACGGGCAGCGTGTGGGCAGACCCGGCCCACGACCCCAAGGACATCACCAGGATCCTGTCCGTCATCATCTACAGCGTGTCCTGCGTGCTGGGCatcctgggcaacggcctcgTTATCGCCATCATCACCCTGAAGATGAAGAAGTCGGTGAACGCCGTCTGGTTTCTCAACCTGGCCGTGGCCGACTTCCTCTTCAACATCTTCCTGCCCATCAACATCGCCTACACGGCCATGAGCTACCACTGGATCTTCGGCACGGTCATGTGCAAGCTCaactccttcctcctcatcctcaacATGTACACCAGTGTCCTGCTGCTCACCACCATCAGCTTCGACCGCTACGTGTCCGTGGTGTTCCCGGTGTGGTCGCAGAACCACCGCTCCACCAACCTGGCCTACGGGGTTTGTGTGGTCATCTGGACCCTGGGCATCGTCATGAGCTGCCCCTCGCTCGTCTTCCGGGACACGGCGCAGACCCGGAGCTCCGTGATTTGTTTCAGCAACTTCTCCCTCTCCAGGAATAAATCCTAcgcagggctggctctggccaGGCACCGCACCGTGAACATCACCAGGTTCCTGGCCGGCTACATCCTCCCCATCACCATCATCACCTTCTGCTACATCGCCATCGTCTTCAACCTGCGCCGCAACCGCCTGGCCAAGTCCAAGAAGCCCTTCAAGATCATTGTCACCATCATTGTCACCTTCTtcctctgctggagcccctACCACCTGCTGAACCTGCTGGAGACGGTGCCCGACGCGGTGCCCTGGTCTGTGTTTGAGATCTTCATCCCGCTCACCACGGCTCTGGCAGCCTCCAACAGCTGCATGAACCCCGTCCTCTACGTCTTCATGGGCCAGGACTTCAAGAAGTTCAAGGTGaccctcctctccaggctggtgAACGCCCTCAGCGAGGAGACAGGACACTCCAGCATCGTGCACAGGAGCTTCTCCAAGGTCTCCTCCATGACTGAGAAAGAGACAACAGTTGTGTAa